The following proteins are encoded in a genomic region of Sparus aurata chromosome 23, fSpaAur1.1, whole genome shotgun sequence:
- the LOC115575954 gene encoding uncharacterized protein LOC115575954, whose amino-acid sequence MERKFAVVQWSEGEDFGKLSEIKTDAIRGYDDSKMDHDGNPISNYSTVIEWRHGKKQRGGWPHYRGIVIFVSATRFETTRKLNSLLKEDEPAELAKRVSVAPQKYGDDSEGSTDTETQSLQVKRSKVPTRTDPADEFLKQYGQSQPSPDNHNNQRKTAVELKQEIKDLKAENAKLKEMVLRDVPGLLQSMRNIIDSAASPERSRLELNTPPLVLPGSPQSGSSCPSATSLLSVPRSTVSSSRSASVTPSLTVSQSSKVEIHPGTGVMVERLAWAYALNANSASVFVRHLLTAVFPVEVLLVSNLRGNKRGRGDARLPLDKINWMPFTVQLLRGGQGPSSPALEARSTPRLRSSGQKVKTLLCPQLSIKLFCLL is encoded by the exons ATGGAGAGGAAGTTTGCCGTGGTGCAGTGGAGTGAAGGGGAGGATTTTGGAAAGCTCAGCGAGATAAAAACTGATGCCATAAGGGGGTATGATGATTCCAAGATGGACCACGATGGGAATCCCATTTCCAACTATTCAACTGTCATTGAATGGCGCCATGGGAAGAAACAACGAGGAGGGTGGCCTCACTACAGAGGCATCGTCATCTTTGTTAGTG CCACTCGTTTTGAGACAACTCGTAAACTTAACTCACTGCTAAAGGAAGACGAACCTGCAGAGCTGGCAAAGAGGGTGTCAGTGGCCCCCCAAAAATATGGGGATGATTCGGAAGGCTCAACCGATACTGAGACTCAGTCATTGCAAGTTAAG AGGTCAAAGGTTCCCACGAGGACAGACCCCGCAGACGAGTTTCTTAAGCAATATGGTCAATCACAGCCTTCTCCAGATAATCATAACAATCAGAGGAAGACTGCAGTTGAATTAAAGCAGGAGATCAAGGACCTAAAAGCAGAAAATGCTAAATTGAAGGAGATGGTTCTTCGAG ATGTGCCAGGACTCCTACAGAGCATGAGGAATATAATTGATTCGGCTGCATCTCCTGAGAGATCCAGGTTGGAGCTTAACACACCACCGCTGGTCCTCCCAGGTTCTCCGCAGTCCGGGTCCAGTTGTCCATCTGCCACTTCACTGCTGTCCGTACCCAGATCTACGGTGTCCAGTTCCAGGTCTGCATCTGTCACTCCATCACTGACTGTCTCCCAGTCTTCTAAG GTTGAGATCCATCCTGGGACCGGAGTCATGGTTGAGAGACTGGCATGGGCCTATGCCCTCAATGCAAATTCGGCCTCAGTATTTGTAAGACATCTGCTCACCGCAGTCTTCCCGGTAGAAGTACTGCTAGTGAGCAATCTTCGGGGCAACAAACGAGGCAGAGGAGATGCTCGTCTACCGCTGGACAAAATAAATTGGATGCCATTTACA GTGCAACTCTTGAGAGGTGGCCAGGGACCCAGCTCTCCAGCATTGGAAGCACGATCAACGCCAAGATTACGGAGCTCCGGTCAAAAAGTAAAAACGTTGCTGTGTCCGCAGCTCTCcattaaactgttttgtttgctgtaa